The Neovison vison isolate M4711 chromosome 13, ASM_NN_V1, whole genome shotgun sequence genome includes a region encoding these proteins:
- the SORD gene encoding sorbitol dehydrogenase isoform X1 → MAAVKPENLSLVVHGPGDLRLENYPIPEPGPNEVLLKMHSVGICGSDVHYWQHGRIGDFIVEKPMVLGHEASGTVVKVGSLVKHLKPGDRVAIEPGALREMDEFCKIGRYNLSPSIFFCATPPDDGNLCRFYKHNADFCYKLPDNVTFEEGALIEPLSVGIHACRRAGITLGNKVFVCGAGPIGLVTVIVAKAMGAAQVLVTDLSASRLSKAKEVGADNVLQVSKESPKEIASKVEGLLGCKPEVTIECTGAEPAIQSGIYATRSGGTLVLVGLGPEMTTVPLVHAAIREVDIKGVFRYCNTWPMAISMLASKSVNVKPLVTHRFPLEKALEAFETARKGLGLKVMLKCDPKDQNP, encoded by the exons gagAACTATCCTATCCCTGAACCAGGCCCAAATG aAGTGCTGCTGAAGATGCATTCTGTTGGGATCTGCGGCTCAGACGTCCACTACTGGCAGCATGGTCGAATTGGTGATTTTATTGTGGAAAAGCCCATGGTGCTGGGTCATGAAGCTTCAGGGACAGTTGTAAAAGTGGGATCACTGGTCAAGCACCTAAAACCAG GGGATCGTGTTGCCATCGAGCCTGGCGCTCTGcgagaaatggatgaattctgCAAGATTGGACGGTACAATCTGTCaccatccatcttcttctgtGCCACGCCCCCTGATGATGGGAACCTCTGCCGGTTTTATAAGCACAACGCTGACTTCTGCTACAA GCTTCCTGACAATGTCACCTTTGAAGAAGGGGCCCTGATTGAACCACTGTCTGTGGGGATCCATGCCTGCCGGCGAGCTGGAATCACCTTGGGGAACAAGGTCTTTGTGTGTGGAGCCG GGCCGATTGGACTGGTCACTGTGATTGTGGCCAAGGCAATGGGTGCAGCTCAAGTGCTGGTGACTG ATCTGTCTGCCTCTCGGTTGTCTAAAGCCAAGGAGGTTGGGGCTGATAACGTCCTTCAGGTTTCCAAGGAGAGCCCTAAGGAAATCGCCAGTAAAGTGGAAGGTCTGCTGGGGTGCAAGCCGGAAGTAACCATCGAGTGCACAGGGGCGGAGCCTGCCATCCAGTCAGGCATCTAT GCTACTCGTTCTGGTGGGACCTTGGTGCTCGTAGGGCTGGGCCCTGAGATGACCACTGTGCCCCTGGTGCATGCAGCCATCCGGGAGGTGGACATCAAGGGCGTGTTTCGATATTGCAACAC GTGGCCGATGGCAATTTCGATGCTTGCCTCCAAGTCTGTGAACGTAAAGCCCTTAGTTACCCATAGGTTTCCTCTGGAAAAAGCTCTGGAGGCCTTTGAAACAGCCAGAAAGGGACTGGGGTTGAAAGTCATGCTCAAGTGTGACCCCAAGGACCAGAATCCCTAA
- the SORD gene encoding sorbitol dehydrogenase isoform X2: protein MHSVGICGSDVHYWQHGRIGDFIVEKPMVLGHEASGTVVKVGSLVKHLKPGDRVAIEPGALREMDEFCKIGRYNLSPSIFFCATPPDDGNLCRFYKHNADFCYKLPDNVTFEEGALIEPLSVGIHACRRAGITLGNKVFVCGAGPIGLVTVIVAKAMGAAQVLVTDLSASRLSKAKEVGADNVLQVSKESPKEIASKVEGLLGCKPEVTIECTGAEPAIQSGIYATRSGGTLVLVGLGPEMTTVPLVHAAIREVDIKGVFRYCNTWPMAISMLASKSVNVKPLVTHRFPLEKALEAFETARKGLGLKVMLKCDPKDQNP, encoded by the exons ATGCATTCTGTTGGGATCTGCGGCTCAGACGTCCACTACTGGCAGCATGGTCGAATTGGTGATTTTATTGTGGAAAAGCCCATGGTGCTGGGTCATGAAGCTTCAGGGACAGTTGTAAAAGTGGGATCACTGGTCAAGCACCTAAAACCAG GGGATCGTGTTGCCATCGAGCCTGGCGCTCTGcgagaaatggatgaattctgCAAGATTGGACGGTACAATCTGTCaccatccatcttcttctgtGCCACGCCCCCTGATGATGGGAACCTCTGCCGGTTTTATAAGCACAACGCTGACTTCTGCTACAA GCTTCCTGACAATGTCACCTTTGAAGAAGGGGCCCTGATTGAACCACTGTCTGTGGGGATCCATGCCTGCCGGCGAGCTGGAATCACCTTGGGGAACAAGGTCTTTGTGTGTGGAGCCG GGCCGATTGGACTGGTCACTGTGATTGTGGCCAAGGCAATGGGTGCAGCTCAAGTGCTGGTGACTG ATCTGTCTGCCTCTCGGTTGTCTAAAGCCAAGGAGGTTGGGGCTGATAACGTCCTTCAGGTTTCCAAGGAGAGCCCTAAGGAAATCGCCAGTAAAGTGGAAGGTCTGCTGGGGTGCAAGCCGGAAGTAACCATCGAGTGCACAGGGGCGGAGCCTGCCATCCAGTCAGGCATCTAT GCTACTCGTTCTGGTGGGACCTTGGTGCTCGTAGGGCTGGGCCCTGAGATGACCACTGTGCCCCTGGTGCATGCAGCCATCCGGGAGGTGGACATCAAGGGCGTGTTTCGATATTGCAACAC GTGGCCGATGGCAATTTCGATGCTTGCCTCCAAGTCTGTGAACGTAAAGCCCTTAGTTACCCATAGGTTTCCTCTGGAAAAAGCTCTGGAGGCCTTTGAAACAGCCAGAAAGGGACTGGGGTTGAAAGTCATGCTCAAGTGTGACCCCAAGGACCAGAATCCCTAA